One region of Glycine max cultivar Williams 82 chromosome 9, Glycine_max_v4.0, whole genome shotgun sequence genomic DNA includes:
- the LOC100795422 gene encoding peroxidase 66 — protein MALLPYSKCKFLFPIIFLSLTLSSMSQAELDAHYYDKTCPQAEKIISDTVLRASTFDPKVPARILRIFFQDCFIRVCDASILLDSTPKNLAEKDGPPNLSVHAFYVIDEAKAKLEKACPRTVSCADLIAIAARDVVALSGGPYWNVLKGRKDGRVSKASETVNLPAPTLNVNQLIQSFAKRGLGVKDMVTLSGGHTLGFSHCSSFQARIHNFSLLHDIDPSLNTEFALDLKKKCPKPNTNFSAGQFLDSTASVFDNDYYRQLLVGKGLFSSDQSLVGDQRTSWIVKAFAKDQSLFFKEFADSMLKLGNVGVSENGEVRLNCKVVN, from the exons ATGGCTCTTCTGCCATATTCAAAATGCAAATTTCTTTTTCCAATCATTTTCCTCTCCTTGACATTATCATCAATGTCACAAGCAGAGCTTGATGCTCACTACTATGATAAAACATGTCCACAAGCAGAGAAGATAATTTCAGACACTGTTCTCAGGGCTTCCACATTTGATCCAAAAGTTCCAGCTAGGATCTTAAGGATCTTCTTCCAAGACTGTTTCATAAGG GTATGTGATGCATCAATATTGCTGGACTCAACACCCAAAAACCTGGCTGAGAAAGATGGTCCTCCTAATCTCTCTGTCCATGCTTTCTATGTTATTGATGAAGCCAAGGCCAAGCTTGAGAAAGCTTGCCCTCGCACGGTTTCCTGTGCTGACTTAATAGCCATTGCGGCTAGGGATGTGGTAGCATTG TCTGGAGGACCATATTGGAATGTgctaaaaggaagaaaagatggAAGGGTCTCAAAGGCATCTGAAACAGTCAACCTACCAGCTCCAACCCTAAATGTGAACCAACTCATTCAGAGCTTTGCAAAGAGAGGTTTAGGTGTCAAAGACATGGTGACTCTCTCTGGTGGCCACACTCTTGGCTTTTCACACTGTTCTTCTTTCCAAGCTAGAATTCACAACTTCAGTTTGTTGCATGACATTGACCCTAGTTTGAACACTGAGTTTGCACTAGACCTCAAAAAGAAGTGTCCAAAACCAAACACAAACTTCAGTGCTGGCCAGTTCCTGGACTCAACAGCATCAGTGTTTGACAATGACTACTATAGACAATTGTTGGTGGGAAAGGGTTTGTTCTCATCAGATCAGTCACTTGTTGGGGATCAGAGAACTAGTTGGATTGTTAAAGCATTTGCCAAGGACCAAAGTTTGTTCTTCAAAGAGTTTGCGGATTCAATGTTGAAACTTGGAAATGTGGGGGTGTCTGAAAATGGAGAAGTGAGACTTAATTGCAAGGTTGTGAATTGA